The DNA window GATCATGGCGCTGGCCGCCAGCTTCGACGACCCGCTGCTGGCGGCGCAGCACGCGGCGCTCTGCCTGCCAGACGCGCCGCTGGCGCTGCTGGACATCGCCTTGGCCGACCCGCCCGCGCTGAATCTGCGCGACGGCGGCGTCATCGCCACCGGCTTCGATGCCGAGCTGGACGAGCTGCGCAGCATCAGCGGCGATTGCAGCGCCTGGCTGCTGCAGATGGAAGCGCGCGAGCGCGAGCGCACCGGCATTGCCAACCTGCGCGTGCTCTACAACAAGGTGCACGGCTTCGCCATCGAAGTCACCCACGGCCAGACCGACAAGGTGCCGGCCGACTACCGCCGCCGCCAGACCCTGAAGGGCGCCGAGCGCTACATCACGCCCGAGCTCAAGGCCTTCGAGGACAAGGCCTTGTCGGCGCAAGACCGCGGCCTGGCGCGCGAGCGCACGCTCTACGCCGAGCTGGTCACGGCGCTGCAGGCGGCCGTCGGCCCCTGGCAACGGGCGGCGCTGGCGCTGGCCGCGCTGGATGTGCTGGCGGCCTGGGCGGAGCGCGCGCAGACCTGGAACTGGGTCTGCCCGGAGTTGACGGCGCTGCCCGGCATCGAGATTCGTGGCGGGCGCCACCCGGTGGTGCAGGCGCAGGTGGAGCGCTTCGTGCCCAACGACTGCGTGCTGCTGCCGCAAAGCCGCACGCACATCATCACCGGCCCGAATATGGGCGGCAAGTCCACCTATATGCGGCAAACGGCACTGATCGCGCTGCTGGCGTATTGCGGCAGTTTCGTGCCTGCAACATCAGCGCGCATCGGCCCGCTGGACGCCATCCACACCCGCATCGGCGCCGGTGACGACCTTGCCGGCGGCCGATCCACCTTCATGGTGGAAATGACCGAGGCCGCCGCCATCCTGCGTCGCGCCACGCCGCAGAGCCTGGTGCTGATGGACGAAATCGGACGCGGCACCTCCACCTTCGACGGCCTGGCGCTGGCCGCGGCGATTGCCGCGCACCTGCACGAGCGCTGCCATGCCTACGCCTTGTTCGCCACGCATTATTTCGAACTCACCGCCTTCCCGACCAGCCACCCGGAGGCCATCAATCTGCATGTGAGCGCCGCCGAGCATGGCGACGGCATCGTCTTCCTGCACGAGGTGCAACCCGGCCCCGCCAGCCGCAGCTACGGCGTGCAGGTGGCGCAACTGGCCGGCATGCCGCAGGCGGTGATTCGTGACGCACGCCGCCGGCTCGAAACCCTGCAGCAGGCGCAAAGCGCACAGCTCGCGCAACTCGACCTGTTCGCACCCGCAGCACCGCTGGACGACGCACTGGAAAAAGCGCTGGACCCCGCACGCGCCAGCAAACCCGACCCGCTGCGTGAACAACTCGCCGCCATCGACCCCGACGCCTTGAGCCCGCGCGATGCGCTCGACCTGCTCTACGCGCTGCAAGTCGTCGCACGCGAAAACCCGGCCGACTGAAGCCGGCTGCCGCAACCCGCGATCGTTCACCGATCTTCGCCGCAACCGATGTCCTCCCTATCCGCAAGCTCCGACCCCGGCCCTGACGCCCGCCCCCTGCTGATCTTCTCCCACGCCAACGGCTTTCCTGCGGGCAGCTACCGCAAGCTCTTCGCCATGCTGGGCGCGCACTTCGAGGTTCAGGCCCCGCCCCGGCTCGGCCATGACCCTGCGCATCCCGTCAGCGATGGCTGGCCGCAGCTGCAGCGCGAATTGCTCGCTTTCGTGCAGGCGCGCGCGCAGGGTCGTCAAGCGGTGCTGGTCGGTCATTCGCTCGGCGGCTTTCTCAGCCTGATGCTGGCCCGCGCTCACCCCGAACTGGCGCGCTGCGTCGTGCTGCTGGACTCCCCGGTCATCGCCGGCTGGCGTGCGAGTGCGCTGTGGTTCGGCAAGCGCAGCGGGCTGATCCGGCGTTTCGCCCCGGTCGCCCCGGCGCTGCGGCGGCGGCAGGAATGGCCCGATGTGCAGGCCGTGTTTGCGCACTTCGCCGGCAAGCCCGGCTTTGCCCGCTGGGACCCCGAGATGCTGGCCGATTACGCCGAAGCCGGCACCCGGCAGCTCGGGGGTCAGCGCGTGCTCGCCTTCGAGCGCGACATCGAGGCCCGCATCTACGCCACGCTGCCGCATCGCCTGGGCCGCCTGCTGCGCCGCCCGCCTGCCGTGCCGGTGGGTTTCATCGGCGGCACCGCTTCGCAAGAATTGCGCATGGCCGGCCTGGCCGCAACGCGCCAACTAGTCGGCACGCATCTGCGCTGGATCGAAGGCGGCAGCCACTTGTTCCCCTTCGAGCAACCGCAGGCCACGGCCGAGGCCATCGCCGCGCTGGTGCGGCAACTGACGGCGTCTTGAGGCCCGAGACGTGCATGGCGCGGCCCTGCGCTGCGGCGCGGGAAGGCACGCAGGCGCCTTCCTATAATGCGTGTTTACCGGCCCATTACGGCGACATGACCCAATACGTTTTCGTCACCGGCGGTGTGGTGTCCAGCCTCGGCAAGGGCATCGCAGCCGCCTCACTGGCCGCGATTCTCGAGTCGCGCGGCATCAACGTCACCCTCATCAAGCTCGACCCCTACATCAACGTCGACCCCGGCACCATGTCGCCGTTCCAGCACGGCGAGGTGTTCGTCACCGACGACGGCGCCGAGACCGATCTGGACCTCGGCCACTACGAGCGCTTCATCCGGCGCTCCATGCGCCGCACCAACAACTTCACCACCGGGCAGATCTACGACAGCGTCATCCGCAAGGAGCGCCGCGGCGAATACCTCGGCAAGACGGTGCAGGTCATTCCGCACATCACCAACGAGATCCAGGAATACATCCGCCGCGGCGCCGGTGTCGGCACCGACGACGAGGCGGAAGTGGCCATCGTCGAAATTGGCGGCACGGTGGGTGACATCGAATCCCTGCCCTTCCTGGAGGCGGTGCGGCAGATGAGCCTGCGCATGCCGCGCCACCACAGCGCCTTCATCCACCTGACGCTGGTGCCGTTCATTCCCGCCGCCGGCGAGCTCAAGACCAAGCCCACCCAGCACAGCGTGCAGAAGCTGCGCGAAATCGGCATCACCGCCGACGCCCTGCTGTGCCGCGCCGACCGACCGATTCCGGACGACGAGCGCGAGAAGATTTCGCTGTTCGCCAACCTGCCGCAGGAAGCCGTCATTTCGGTGTGGGACGCCGACAGCATCTACAAGATTCCGCGCATGCTGCACGAGCAGGGTCTGGACGCGCTCATTTGCGACAAGCTCAAGCTCGTCGGCGGCCCGGCCGACCTGTCCGCCTGGGATGCGCTGGTGGCCGCCGAGGCCCACCCGCGCCACAACCTGCGCATCGCCATGGTGGGCAAGTACACCGATCTGTCGGATTCCTACAAATCGCTCAACGAAGCGCTGCGCCACGCCGGCATCAAGAACGCGGCCAAGGTGGCCATCACCTATCTCGACTCGGAAACCCTGGAGCCGGGCAATATCGAGCAGCTCGACGCCTTCGATGCCATCCTGGTGCCGGGCGGCTTCGGCAAGCGCGGCGTGGAGGGCAAAATCCTGGCGGCGCAATATGCCCGCGAGCACCGCATTCCGTATCTGGGCATCTGCTTGGGGATGCAGGTGGCCACCATCGAATACGCCCGCCACAAGGCCGGCTTGAGCCACGCCAACAGCACCGAGTTCGACCCCGACACGCCCCACCCCGTCATCGCCCTCATCACCGAGTGGCAGGGCAAGGACGGCGCGGTGCACCAGCGCAGCGAGCAGTCCGACCTCGGTGGCACCATGCGCCTGGGCGCGCAGGAGTCGCGGGTGCAAGCCGGCTCGCTCGCCCACGCCATTTATGGCGACACGGTGAACGAGCGCCACCGTCACCGCTACGAGGCCAATGTGCGCTACCTGGACGCGTTGCAGCAGGCGGGCCTGGTCATTTCGGCCTACACCACGCGCGAGCACCTGACCGAAATCGTCGAGCTGCCGCAAAATGTGCATCCCTGGTTCATGGGTGTGCAGTTCCACCCCGAGTTCAAGTCCACCCCGCGCGACGGCCATCCTCTCTTCACCGCCTTTGTCCAGGCCGCGCTGGCACGCCGCCAGGCCAAGATTGGGGCGGCCAACATCACCGCGCCGAGCGCCGCGGCCCACGCCTGAAGCACCATGCAACTCTGCGGATTTGAAGTCGGCCCCGAGCAGCCGCTGTTCCTCATCGCCGGACCCTGCGTCATCGAGAGTGAACAACTCGCCATCGACACGGCCGGCACGCTCAAAGCCATCTGCGCCGACCTCGGCATCCCCTTCATCTTCAAGTCCTCGTTCGACAAGGCGAACCGCTCGTCGAGCAAGTCGTTCCGCGGCTTGGGGATCGAAGAGGGTTTGCGCATCCTGGCGAAGGTGAAGCAGCAGATCGGCGTGCCGGTGCTCACCGACGTGCATGAAGACACGCCGCTGGCCGAGGTGGCCGCCGTGGTGGACGTGCTGCAGACCCCGGCCTTCCTGTGCCGCCAGACCAACTTCATTCAGAACGTCGCCCGCCAGGGCAAGCCGGTGAACATCAAGAAGGGCCAGTTCCTCGCGCCCTGGGACATGAAGAATGTGGTGGACAAGGCACGCGCCGTGGGCAACCAGCAGATCATGGCTTGCGAGCGCGGCGTGAGCTTTGGCTACAACACCCTGGTGTCGGACATGCGGGCCTTGGCCACCATGCGCGACACCGGCTGCCCGGTGGTGTTCGACGCCACGCACTCGGTGCAGCAACCCGGGGGCATGGGCGACAAGTCCGGCGGCCAGCGCGAGTTCGTGCCGGTGCTGGCACGAGCCGCGGTGGCGGCGGGCATCTCCGGCCTGTTCGCTGAAACCCATCCAGACCCCGAGCATGCGCTGTCCGACGGGCCCAATGCCGTGCCGCTCAAACACATGCGCGCCCTGCTGGAGAGCCTGAAAGAGCTCGACGCCGCGGTCAAGCGCCGCGGCTATCTCGAAGATCAGTTGCGCTGAGCCGGGTCACCGCGGCGCGGTGGCCAAGACCCTCGTAACCCCCGAAACCGAACAACGTTGGAGATCCTATGAGTGCAATCGTCGACCTGAACGCCCGCGAAATTCTCGACAGCCGGGGCAACCCCACGGTGGAATGCGATGTGGTGCTGGAGACCGGCTTCCTCGGCCGCGCCGCCGTGCCCTCGGGCGCGTCCACCGGCACGCGCGAAGCGGTCGAATTGCGCGACGGCAATGTGCAGCGCTATGGCGGCAAGGGCGTGCTGCGCGCAGTCGAACACATCAACACCGAAATCACCGAGGCGGTGATGGGCCTTGACGCGTCCGAACAGTCCTTCCTCGACCGCACCCTGATCGAGCTCGACGGCAGCCCGAACAAGTCGCGCCTCGGCGCCAACGCGCTGCTGGCGGTGAGCATGGCCGTGGCCAAGGCGGCGGCGGAAGAAGCCGGCGTGCCGCTGTACCAGTACCTCGGCGGCTTCTCGGCCTGCGAGCTGCCGGTGCCGATGATGAACGTGATCAACGGCGGCGCCCATGCCAACAACACCCTGGACATGCAGGAATTCATGATCATGCCGGTGGGCGCGCCCAATTTCCGCGAAGCGCTGCGCTACGGCGCCGAGGTGTTCCATGCGCTCAAGGGCATCATCCACCACCGCGGCATGCCCACCACCGTGGGCGATGAAGGCGGTTTTGCGCCGAACGTGGCAAGCCACGAGGCAGCGCTGCAACTCATCGTCGAGGCCATCGAAAAAGCTGGCTTCAAACCCGGCGAGCAGGTGGCCATCGCGCTGGACCCAGCGGCGAGCGAGTTCTACAAGGACGGCAAATACCACCTTGAAGGCGAGGGCCTGGCGCTGGAAAGCGCCGAGCTGGTTGCCCTGTACGAAAGCTGGATTGGCAAATACCCCATCGTCTCGATCGAGGACGGCCTGGCCGAACAAGACTGGGACGGCTGGAAGCACCTGACCACCACGCTGGGCAAGAAGGTGCAGCTGGTCGGCGACGACATTTTCGTCACCAACACGGAAATCCTGAAGCGCGGCATCGAGCAGGGCATTGCCAACTCCATCCTGATCAAGGTGAACCAGATCGGCACCCTGAGCGAGACCTTCGCTGCCATCGAGATGGCCAAGCGCGCCGGCTACACCTCGGTGATTTCGCACCGCTCGGGCGAAACCGAGGACACGACGATTGCCGACATCGCCGTGGCCACCAATGCCGGGCAGATCAAGACCGGCTCGCTGTCGCGCTCGGACCGCATCGCCAAGTACAACCAGCTGTTGCGCATCGAGGAAAACCTCGGCGACGTGGCACGCTTTTCCGGCCGCGCCACGTTCTACAACCTGCGCTGAGCGCGGCTGCAGCCAGCAACAACGGCGTCGGACGTGCGAGCCATGCGCTGGGTCACCATGCTCTTGCTGGGTGTGCTGCTGCTGCTGCAGTGGCCGCTGTGGTTCGGTGAACGCAGTTGGCCGCAGGTGCGGCAACTGCGCGTCGACCTGGAGGCCCAGCACCAGGCCAACGACCAGGCACGCCAACAGAACCAGCGCCTGGAAAACGAGGCGCACGATCTGCGCCATGGCATGCAGGCGGTGCAGGATCGCGCCCGGCGCGAGATGGGCATGGTCAAGCCCGATGAGATCTTCGTGCAGGTGCTGCCAGCCTCCAGTCCACTGCCGCCGACCTCGCCCACCGGCTCGCAGCCAGCCGCCAACACCGCCAAACCCAAGCCGCGGCACTGATGCCGTGCGCCGCACGCGCGCTGTAGGTCATGCTGCAGGTCACAGCCGCGTCCTGGCTGGAGGTCATGGCCGCCGCGCTGGCCGCAGTCGGCATCGCCCGCAACGAGCTGGAGAGCATCTGCTCCGCACCGCAGCTATTGCCGCTGCGGTGGCGCCGGAGGTTGGTTGACTTCGGGGCGAAACAGTTGGGCTGCGTCCACCAGGTCGAACGCATATTGAGCCCCGCAGAACTCGCAAGTCACATCGACCTCGCCCTGCTCCTTGAGCACGGACTCGACCTCGCCCTGGCCCAGCATGCGCAGCATGTCGGCCACCCGCAGCTTGGAGCAGGTGCAGTGAAAATGCGGCGCCTGGGGGTTGAACACACGCGGCTCTTCCTGCCAGAACAGCTTGTGCAGCAGTTCCTCGGGCAGGCCCCGCAGCAACTCATCGCGCGACAGCGTGGACGCTAGGTGCACGGCCCGCGAAAAATCCTCGTCGGCCTGCTCCTCGCTGCTCGCAGCGCCCAGCTTGCCGCCTGAGTCGGGCATGCGCTGCAGCAGCAAGCCGCAGGCCGCCTCATCGTTGCTGGCCAAGATGAGCCAGGACGGAATTTGCTCCGACTGGGCGAGATATTGCTGCAGCACCGTGGCCATGCTGTCCAGCGCCTCGCCGTCGGCATCGGCCAGCGAGACGATGCCCTGGTAAGGTTGTTGGCCGGGCATTTTGTTGCGCGGGTCCAGGGTGATGACGCAGCGCCCCAGGCCATGGGCGTTGGCGAGTTCGGGCAAGCTCGCCGCCTGCGCCGAGAGCCCTTCGGTTTTGACGGTCGCGCGCAGGCCGAAATCGGGCTGGCACTCAGCCACGGCCAGTTGCAGCGGGCCATCACCCTGAATCTGCAGAATCAAGGTGCCATCGAACTTCAAGCTGCCAGCCAACAGGGCCGAGGCCACGGTCATTTCTCCGAGAAGGCTCTGCACCAGCGCATCGTGCTGACGCCGCCGGCGCATCTCCTGCCAAGTCGACTGCAGCCTCACCACCACGCCACGTACATGACCAGCCCCGAGCATGAACTTGAACAGCGTGTCGCTCATCTTTGCTCCTTCGGGCGGCCGTGCGGATCGCTCATGCCTGCACCTCCTTGAGGCTGGAACGGTAGAGCTGGCCTCTGTCCACACAGGTGCGGGCACTGCGCTGCAACTGCTCGATCTGCTCGGGGGTCGGCTCGCGCACGGCCCGCGCCGGGGAGCCGAGGATGGGCACCGCATCCGCAAACTCCTTGCCCTCGGTCACGAGCGCCCCGGCGCCCAGGCAGTTGCGGCCGATGCGGGCGCCGTTGAGCACCACGGCCCGGATGCCGATGAGGCTGCCCGCGCCCACGGCGCAGCCATGCTGCATGGCTTGATGGCCGATGGTCGCCCCTGCGCCAACCGTCAGCGGGAAACCGGGGTCGGTGTGCAGCACAGCGCCTTCTTGCACATTGCTGTTGTCGCCAACGACGATGGGTTCGTTGTCGCCACGCAGTACGGGGCCGTACCAGACGCTGACGCCAAGACCCAGCTTGACACGGCCGATCACCCGCGCGGTGGTGTCGGCAACGAAGGCATTGGCGGCCGCCTCGGGGCGTATGTTTTCAAGTTGGTAGAGCGACATGGCTGATGGTGTGAACCAATGGGTGGCAGAAACGGGATTCCAAATCTTGGACTTCAAGTGAGAATAGTGCATGCACGCCCTGTCTGCCCGCCTGATACCCGCCTGCTGCGCACGGCGCCGGAACCCGGCAAATCCCGCCCGCCGATGAACTGGCCCCTCGTCCGTTTACGACCCGGCGATCCGTTCCCGCCGGCCGATCAGGCCCTGCCTGCAGGGGCGCCGTTTGCGGGGCTCCTGGCGGTTGGCGGGCGGGTCGATGCCGACAGCCTGGAGGCCGCCTACAGCCAGGGAATTTTCCCCTGGTTCGGTCCAGGCGAGCCCCCCATGTGGTGGAGCCCCGACCCACGCATGCTGCTCGCCCCCCATGATCTCAAGGTGCGGCGTTCGCTGCGGCAATCGGCCCGGCGCGTGATGGACAACGCGGATTACAGCCTGCATGTCGACCGCAACTTCCGGCGTGTGATGCTGGCCTGTGCCGCCCCACGCCGCGATACAGCCGAGACCTGGATCGTGCCCGCCATCGTCGACGCTTACAGCGCGCTGCATGCGCGCGGGCAGGCGCACAGTTTCGAGCTTTGGTGCGCCGGCGAACTCGTCTCCGGGCTGTATTGCGTGGCGCGCGGCGGGATGGTGTTCGGTGAATCCATGTTCACCCGCGTGAGCGATGGCTCCAAGATTCTGCTCATGGCCTTGTGCGGCTTTTGCCTGCGGCATCGACTCGGCCCCATCGACTGCCAGCAACAGACCCCGCACCTCGCGAACATGGGGGCCCGGCCCTGGCCGCGGCCGGTGTTTCTGCAAATCCTCGGGCAGGCCCTGGTCAAGCCCGGCCCGCCTTCATGGCAGTATGATCGGTCACAGTTCCAGCGCGACTGCGCCCCCTGGCTGTGACCCATCCGAAAGAACTTCCGTTCACCACACTGCAGTTCTATTCGACTGCCAGTTACCCCTGCAGCTATCTGCCCGGGCTGCAGGCGCGCTCGCAAGTGGCCACGCCCAGCCACCT is part of the Thiomonas sp. X19 genome and encodes:
- the mutS gene encoding DNA mismatch repair protein MutS — protein: MVRAPLPAPTDELSAHTPMMQQYLRIKAQHPDVLVLYRMGDFYELFFADAEKAARLLDLTLTRRGQSAGQTIVMAGVPVQALDTYLAKLVRLGESVAICEQVGDPATSKGPVERRVERIVTPGTRLDDGLLDDKADCALLAIAPAASRREPQLGLAWLVLTSGALRLAECAPEELDSWLARIQPAEVLWPQDLPVPAALQTALPGTAAGADARSRPSGAMLSPRAPWQFDASAGLDKLRRQLGVQSLEAFGAQGLQRAHAAAAALLSYAEQTQGRLLSHVTDLQVERGDDTVQLDATARRNLELTLTLRGEPAPTLMSLLDVCQTPAGSRLLRQWLAAPACDQRVARGRHAAIAALHAGPWQELRAALRGLADLERIASRLALQQVRPRELAAARDTLRKLPGIMALAASFDDPLLAAQHAALCLPDAPLALLDIALADPPALNLRDGGVIATGFDAELDELRSISGDCSAWLLQMEARERERTGIANLRVLYNKVHGFAIEVTHGQTDKVPADYRRRQTLKGAERYITPELKAFEDKALSAQDRGLARERTLYAELVTALQAAVGPWQRAALALAALDVLAAWAERAQTWNWVCPELTALPGIEIRGGRHPVVQAQVERFVPNDCVLLPQSRTHIITGPNMGGKSTYMRQTALIALLAYCGSFVPATSARIGPLDAIHTRIGAGDDLAGGRSTFMVEMTEAAAILRRATPQSLVLMDEIGRGTSTFDGLALAAAIAAHLHERCHAYALFATHYFELTAFPTSHPEAINLHVSAAEHGDGIVFLHEVQPGPASRSYGVQVAQLAGMPQAVIRDARRRLETLQQAQSAQLAQLDLFAPAAPLDDALEKALDPARASKPDPLREQLAAIDPDALSPRDALDLLYALQVVARENPAD
- a CDS encoding alpha/beta fold hydrolase, producing MSSLSASSDPGPDARPLLIFSHANGFPAGSYRKLFAMLGAHFEVQAPPRLGHDPAHPVSDGWPQLQRELLAFVQARAQGRQAVLVGHSLGGFLSLMLARAHPELARCVVLLDSPVIAGWRASALWFGKRSGLIRRFAPVAPALRRRQEWPDVQAVFAHFAGKPGFARWDPEMLADYAEAGTRQLGGQRVLAFERDIEARIYATLPHRLGRLLRRPPAVPVGFIGGTASQELRMAGLAATRQLVGTHLRWIEGGSHLFPFEQPQATAEAIAALVRQLTAS
- a CDS encoding CTP synthase, whose amino-acid sequence is MTQYVFVTGGVVSSLGKGIAAASLAAILESRGINVTLIKLDPYINVDPGTMSPFQHGEVFVTDDGAETDLDLGHYERFIRRSMRRTNNFTTGQIYDSVIRKERRGEYLGKTVQVIPHITNEIQEYIRRGAGVGTDDEAEVAIVEIGGTVGDIESLPFLEAVRQMSLRMPRHHSAFIHLTLVPFIPAAGELKTKPTQHSVQKLREIGITADALLCRADRPIPDDEREKISLFANLPQEAVISVWDADSIYKIPRMLHEQGLDALICDKLKLVGGPADLSAWDALVAAEAHPRHNLRIAMVGKYTDLSDSYKSLNEALRHAGIKNAAKVAITYLDSETLEPGNIEQLDAFDAILVPGGFGKRGVEGKILAAQYAREHRIPYLGICLGMQVATIEYARHKAGLSHANSTEFDPDTPHPVIALITEWQGKDGAVHQRSEQSDLGGTMRLGAQESRVQAGSLAHAIYGDTVNERHRHRYEANVRYLDALQQAGLVISAYTTREHLTEIVELPQNVHPWFMGVQFHPEFKSTPRDGHPLFTAFVQAALARRQAKIGAANITAPSAAAHA
- the kdsA gene encoding 3-deoxy-8-phosphooctulonate synthase; the encoded protein is MQLCGFEVGPEQPLFLIAGPCVIESEQLAIDTAGTLKAICADLGIPFIFKSSFDKANRSSSKSFRGLGIEEGLRILAKVKQQIGVPVLTDVHEDTPLAEVAAVVDVLQTPAFLCRQTNFIQNVARQGKPVNIKKGQFLAPWDMKNVVDKARAVGNQQIMACERGVSFGYNTLVSDMRALATMRDTGCPVVFDATHSVQQPGGMGDKSGGQREFVPVLARAAVAAGISGLFAETHPDPEHALSDGPNAVPLKHMRALLESLKELDAAVKRRGYLEDQLR
- the eno gene encoding phosphopyruvate hydratase; translation: MSAIVDLNAREILDSRGNPTVECDVVLETGFLGRAAVPSGASTGTREAVELRDGNVQRYGGKGVLRAVEHINTEITEAVMGLDASEQSFLDRTLIELDGSPNKSRLGANALLAVSMAVAKAAAEEAGVPLYQYLGGFSACELPVPMMNVINGGAHANNTLDMQEFMIMPVGAPNFREALRYGAEVFHALKGIIHHRGMPTTVGDEGGFAPNVASHEAALQLIVEAIEKAGFKPGEQVAIALDPAASEFYKDGKYHLEGEGLALESAELVALYESWIGKYPIVSIEDGLAEQDWDGWKHLTTTLGKKVQLVGDDIFVTNTEILKRGIEQGIANSILIKVNQIGTLSETFAAIEMAKRAGYTSVISHRSGETEDTTIADIAVATNAGQIKTGSLSRSDRIAKYNQLLRIEENLGDVARFSGRATFYNLR
- the ftsB gene encoding cell division protein FtsB; this encodes MRWVTMLLLGVLLLLQWPLWFGERSWPQVRQLRVDLEAQHQANDQARQQNQRLENEAHDLRHGMQAVQDRARREMGMVKPDEIFVQVLPASSPLPPTSPTGSQPAANTAKPKPRH
- a CDS encoding Hsp33 family molecular chaperone HslO, whose product is MSDTLFKFMLGAGHVRGVVVRLQSTWQEMRRRRQHDALVQSLLGEMTVASALLAGSLKFDGTLILQIQGDGPLQLAVAECQPDFGLRATVKTEGLSAQAASLPELANAHGLGRCVITLDPRNKMPGQQPYQGIVSLADADGEALDSMATVLQQYLAQSEQIPSWLILASNDEAACGLLLQRMPDSGGKLGAASSEEQADEDFSRAVHLASTLSRDELLRGLPEELLHKLFWQEEPRVFNPQAPHFHCTCSKLRVADMLRMLGQGEVESVLKEQGEVDVTCEFCGAQYAFDLVDAAQLFRPEVNQPPAPPQRQ
- a CDS encoding gamma carbonic anhydrase family protein, which encodes MSLYQLENIRPEAAANAFVADTTARVIGRVKLGLGVSVWYGPVLRGDNEPIVVGDNSNVQEGAVLHTDPGFPLTVGAGATIGHQAMQHGCAVGAGSLIGIRAVVLNGARIGRNCLGAGALVTEGKEFADAVPILGSPARAVREPTPEQIEQLQRSARTCVDRGQLYRSSLKEVQA
- the aat gene encoding leucyl/phenylalanyl-tRNA--protein transferase, producing MNWPLVRLRPGDPFPPADQALPAGAPFAGLLAVGGRVDADSLEAAYSQGIFPWFGPGEPPMWWSPDPRMLLAPHDLKVRRSLRQSARRVMDNADYSLHVDRNFRRVMLACAAPRRDTAETWIVPAIVDAYSALHARGQAHSFELWCAGELVSGLYCVARGGMVFGESMFTRVSDGSKILLMALCGFCLRHRLGPIDCQQQTPHLANMGARPWPRPVFLQILGQALVKPGPPSWQYDRSQFQRDCAPWL